Proteins encoded together in one Scheffersomyces stipitis CBS 6054 chromosome 5, complete sequence window:
- a CDS encoding predicted protein, whose amino-acid sequence MASLISAIRINASRTPAKSALIFVHGLGDSGEGWSWLHPLVQQKGIIKDADSINYIFPNAPSIPITVNGGYVMPSWFDIYEFGNPNAKQDEVGFLKSCDVLKALIKEQIDVHKIPAERIIIGGFSQGAAISLSTIALLDFKIGGVVALSGFCPIKSSIEKLHDGKDANYNTPIFQGHGVIDPLIPCSMGKETSEFFKSLGYHKLEFKTYDYVAHSTGEQELIDFMTFVGTILN is encoded by the coding sequence ATGGCCCTGCTAATTTCTGCTATTAGAATCAATGCCAGTCGCACTCCTGCTAAATCGGCACTTATCTTTGTCCACGGTCTTGGTGATTCTGGGGAAGGTTGGTCGTGGTTGCATCCTTTGGTGCAACAAAAGGGAATTATAAAAGATGCCGACAGCATCAACTATATATTCCCAAATGCTCCCAGTATCCCAATTACTGTTAATGGAGGATACGTGATGCCTTCATGGTTCGATATTTACGAATTTGGCAATCCTAATGCAAAACAGGATGAAGTTGGTTTCCTAAAGAGTTGCGACGTATTGAAAGCTCTAATCAAAGAACAAATAGATGTGCACAAGATCCCAGCCGAGAGGATAATCATTGGTGGATTCTCTCAGGGTGCTGCAATTTCTTTATCGACAATTGCTTTGTTGGACTTCAAAATAGGCGGAGTAGTAGCCTTATCTGGATTTTGTCCTATTAAGAgttcaattgaaaagttaCACGATGGGAAGGATGCTAACTACAATACGCCGATTTTCCAAGGTCATGGTGTAATTGATCCTCTTATTCCTTGTAGTATGGGCAAGGAAACaagtgaatttttcaagtccTTAGGATACCATAAACTAGAATTCAAAACTTATGATTATGTCGCTCACAGCACAGGCGAACAAGAGTTGATAGACTTCATGACTTTTGTTGGCACAATCCTCAATTAA
- a CDS encoding predicted protein: MEPSKLPNSFTRAIPSFVLRKGGDQSQLSSKDKRYVQQIEKVLTSFDTLDEWADYIAFLSRLSKALQLTEDPNMYHTVKWIPYPSQVANKLSLCLSSRLPSGVHQKTLSIYETIFNALTPDTLNKELSIWLPGLLPVLSYCSISVKPQFIRILKNIILPTINSISLKMVTKPLILCLLPGLDDENSEAFNDILDLMDSFKLKLNDDTHFWQCMFRCIISNPEKRLGSLFWCNRRLPVFTSLKENDTVYFSEEARSCLSPDPGLLIRAFATSINSSTTLNTASDIIVVRGFFDILLSHLPLDSDAFERLVSVKDKELLIMACCRVTLKKDMSLNRRLWNLFLGPEVDPDHSFSMSRSTYFESYALTDLNSGLLKLVNSDDTKSIVDGFRIAQLILMDKWEISNLLTPKLFSPFLTKCYDNRDDDVILKAAQSFFDGIESSYIWNDIINILVENNSTKLDLLEFVLRTFNFNEEEMITVHAPLAILCLLTNSELSLERLNILELLFGLVPPRAYSPIEDVSEANYSEEKIVDLVKDYYHRRISDDTIEFPISKGGLSYTILLLVGSMFVKYISEEKKCLRLSTILCEMFYNIPNIEAGTLSTINLIDAMLALDITNDLSDSATKQKNLLVAFGISKVFSYLSKSIAELQRKKLLKIILTNIWSSIHSPCPANHQVEAVKTIYELELSCSNHNIEAGVFDLLKKLPRSSRVRAFETLWTHSTSFSEGDSILIRPMQLILDDLHDEDSPNYLGIKNFVRLAIKNGSANRLLKLTTNPLLDFDFMMGNRSELRSDDDLAQFSYHLDSLVNVVNSNGKPLREACSNEFAVLDNSAKLSLVKSNNWDISTYKSLLLSVIDKFMKLQLNKSILSDRKALRSYYDCITNLLKLLTQLITGNESNFADKFHLLIQVCSYYMHLRNLDTDILELIQTKFLSCIFHFLELSEELKINLNLLHVSDEDKEPLLVNFIIQGIQKSKSSLLLESWISLLTRSLYLFNESVFSVLLQLNDSLISKTDYFFKKLTNFEHFDESEDMEVSMNILISGLEDLLSISHSFLLTSKLRANVDKSYHTNAESGFLNTVISGVFSIESPAIRTIEQNKLYSILLSFQDSVNLCFQIWNWSDSKPQIEPNCTIIADRSLTYVGHKLKFRARKLLESLMDLEKQEVIETLVSISPTMSPAIKLLNILDGGRSQVTLPFIFDSIVSRCNPQLLEESRRASLNIPISEKALSKFLVEYFQSIDNDTIIDVWAPSIQFLRDSLSHSVKYHTIYPDCLKICDILSQKANNSKLREQRKYRKELSDVFIKLFNNTVSSKSAGMTQDLDRESDDEDSKVPSKIEIPLVQLDDVLDSLNVVIPNLDTIIEDSDKASSCINTLISHLISPQIKAKKVDEVSLKALTLLDIVGKFHPNRSWKVLVYDSFMDQSFFNSNSNKFKFWDSIIGSWISNEKEKFTEMIQKITPTVASTSSNLFIWNENSEVDLKINTIKRITYLIVVQPIDYFLNQLDDLFDRIEYSLNTSCPPSYNSQITTLLRAITLKFSELHLLPHWTIITQELSSILEPFCGRNSKELRNISDDNLKLLLFGCKLLDQLLLLGYDEFNLNEWLFVSSSPEIIANGTKSNIIALVDRIANESDLFFSKEESIRIEQPQGTLLPLLRGITSISSVVNLRQFFESFSLINYERTFGLSEVDIDTCLLDIQNDLK, from the coding sequence ATGGAGCCGAGCAAACTCCCGAATAGCTTCACAAGGGCAATTCCTTCCTTTGTTTTAAGAAAGGGTGGCGACCAATCGCAATTGTCTTCTAAAGATAAAAGATATGTTCAACAGATCGAAAAGGTGTTGACATCTTTTGACACTTTAGACGAATGGGCGGACTACATAGCGTTTCTTTCAAGACTCCTGAAAGCGTTGCAGTTGACAGAAGACCCCAATATGTATCATACAGTTAAGTGGATTCCATATCCTTCTCAAGTGGCGAATAAATTATCTCTTTGTTTATCATCAAGACTACCCAGTGGTGTGCACCAGAAGACATTAAGCATTTATGAGACTATTTTCAATGCATTGACTCCCGATACACTCAATAAAGAACTTTCAATATGGTTGCCAGGTTTATTACCCGTTCTTTCATATTGTTCTATACTGGTTAAGCCACAATTCATcagaatattgaagaatattatCCTTCCAACTATCAACAGTATTAGTTTGAAAATGGTTACGAAGCCACTCATTTTGTGTTTACTACCAGGTTTAGATGACGAAAATTCAGAGGCCTTCAACGATATATTGGATTTAATGGATTCATTCAAATTGAAGCTTAATGATGACACCCATTTCTGGCAATGTATGTTCCGTTGCATAATTAGTAATCCTGAAAAAAGACTAGGGTCATTGTTCTGGTGCAACAGGAGATTGCCAGTTTTCACGTCACTAAAAGAAAACGATACGGTGTACTTTTCTGAGGAGGCGAGGTCTTGTCTATCACCGGACCCTGGCCTCTTGATTAGAGCATTTGCTACTTCCATCAATTCTCTGACGACACTTAATACTGCAAGTGACATAATCGTTGTCAGAGGCTTTTTCGATATATTGTTGTCACATTTGCCATTAGATAGTGATGCATTTGAGAGGCTTGTATCAGTGAAAGATAAGGAGTTGTTAATAATGGCTTGTTGTAGAGTGACGCTAAAAAAAGACATGAGTTTAAACAGAAGGTTATGGAATTTGTTCTTGGGTCCTGAAGTCGATCCTGACCATTCGTTTTCTATGTCCAGATCCACATATTTTGAGCTGTATGCCTTAACAGATTTGAATTCTGGGttattgaagttggtgaacAGCGACGATACGAAATCAATTGTTGACGGCTTCCGAATCGCTCAATTAATCTTAATGGACAAGTGGGAAATCAGCAACTTGCTTACACCTAAATTGTTTTCACCATTCTTGACGAAATGCTACGATAATAGAGATGATGACGTAATTTTGAAAGCTGCCCAATCCTTTTTTGATGGAATAGAATCTTCTTACATTTGGAATGATATCATAAACATTTTAGTGGAAAATAACTCTACAAAAttggatcttcttgaatttgtctTGCGGACTTTTaatttcaatgaagaagaaatgattACAGTGCACGCTCCTCTTGCTATCCTATGCTTACTCACTAATTCCGAACTTAGCTTGGAACGTCTAAATATACTTGAATTATTATTTGGTTTGGTTCCACCTCGTGCATATTCcccaattgaagatgtaTCCGAGGCAAATTATTCGGAAGAGAAAATAGTTGACCTAGTTAAGGATTACTACCACAGGCGTATATCTGACGATACTATCGAGtttccaatttcaaaagGTGGATTATCATACACTATTCTACTATTAGTAGGAAGTATGTTCGTTAAATATATCctggaagagaagaaatgcCTCAGGCTTTCTACTATTTTATGTGAAATGTTTTATAACATTCCAAATATAGAGGCTGGAACATTGTCAACCATAAATCTTATCGATGCCATGCTCGCTTTAGATATTACCAATGATTTATCAGATCTGGCTACTAAGCAAAAGAACTTATTGGTTGCGTTTGGAATTTCTAAGGTGTTCAGTTACCTTTCCAAGTCAATTGCCGaacttcaaagaaaaaaaCTCTTAAAGATTATTTTGACAAACATCTGGTCATCTATACATTCCCCATGTCCGGCAAACCATCAAGTCGAAGCGGTAAAGACCATTtatgaattggaattgtcttgttcaaatcaCAATATCGAGGCTGGAGTGTTTgatcttttgaagaaattacCAAGATCCAGCAGAGTTCGAGCATTCGAGACTCTCTGGACTCACTCAACATCTTTTAGCGAGGGAGATTCAATTCTAATTCGGCCGATGCAATTAATTTTGGATGATTTACATGATGAGGATAGTCCAAATTATTTAGGGATAAAGAATTTTGTACGTTTGGCTATTAAGAATGGTTCAGCAAACCGATTGCTTAAACTTACAACGAACCCTTTGCTTGATTTTGACTTTATGATGGGTAACAGATCTGAACTACGTTCAGATGATGATTTGGCACAGTTTTCGTACCACTTGGACTCACTAGTTAATGTTGTAAATTCCAATGGGAAACCCTTGAGAGAAGCCTGCAGTAATGAATTTGCAGTTTTGGATAACAGTGCAAAGTTGAGCCTAGTGAAGTCCAATAATTGGGACATATCAACATATAAATCTTTGCTACTCTCTGTCATTGACAAATTTATGAAGCTTCAGTTGAATAAGTCAATTTTGCTGGACAGAAAAGCTTTGAGGCTGTACTATGATTGTATTACCAATTTACTAAAATTGTTGACACAATTAATCACTGGAAATGAAAGCAATTTCGCTGACAAGTTCCACTTGCTTATTCAGGTTTGCAGTTACTACATGCACCTTCGAAATCTAGATACAGATATTTTAGAGCTTATTCAGACGAAGTTTTTGAGTTgcatttttcacttcttgGAGTTATCCgaggaattgaaaataaaCTTGAATTTGCTTCATGTTTCAGACGAAGATAAAGAGCCATTATTGGTAAATTTCATCATTCAAGGAATTCAGAAGTCGAAATCATCATTGCTTTTGGAAAGTTGGATATCTTTATTGACGAGGTCCCTCTACCTTTTTAACGAGTCTGTTTTCAGTGTCTTATTGCAGCTAAATGATTCTCTTATATCCAAGACTgactacttcttcaagaaattaaCAAATTTTGAGCACTTCGATGAATCAGAAGATATGGAGGTGTCAATGAATATCTTGATTTCTGGGTTGGAGGATCTCTTATCAATCAGTCATAGCTTCTTGCTTACATCTAAGTTGAGGGCTAATGTAGATAAATCATATCATACTAACGCTGAATCTGGATTCTTGAACACAGTTATTCTGGGTGTTTTTCTGATAGAGTCTCCAGCAATAAGAACAATAGAGCAGAATAAACTATATTCCATATTACTATCTTTCCAAGATTCTGTGAATTTATGCTTCCAAATCTGGAACTGGTCTGATTCTAAACCACAAATAGAGCCTAATTGCACAATTATTGCAGATAGGTCGTTGACTTATGTTGGACATAAGCTCAAATTTCGGGCCCGGAAGTTGCTAGAGTCCCTCATGGATTTGgaaaaacaagaagtaATAGAAACATTGGTTTCCATTTCACCTACAATGTCTCCTGCAATCAAGTTACTCAACATTTTAGATGGGGGAAGATCTCAGGTTACCTTGCCATTCATTTTTGACTCTATTGTTTCCAGATGTAATCCTCAACTTTTGGAAGAGTCCCGTAGGGCGTCTTTGAATATTCCAATTTCCGAGAAAGCGTTGTCGAAGTTTTTGGTCGAATATTTTCAATCTATTGACAATGATACCATTATTGACGTATGGGCACCTTCTATTCAATTTTTAAGGGATTCTTTGTCTCACAGTGTGAAATACCACACTATATACCCTGACTGCTTGAAGATTTGTGACATTCTTTCTCAAAAAGCCAACAACTCAAAATTGCGAGAACAAAGAAAGTATAGAAAGGAACTCTCCGATGTATTCATTAAATTATTCAATAATACTGTCAGTAGTAAATCAGCTGGAATGACTCAAGATTTGGATAGAGAAAGcgatgatgaagatagCAAAGTTCCAAGCAAAATTGAAATCCCATTAGTTCAGCTTGATGATGTTTTGGATTCTCTCAATGTTGTGATTCCAAACTTGGACACCATTATTGAAGACTCTGATaaggcttcttcttgtatcAATACTCTCATTTCTCATTTGATATCTCCTCAGATAAAAGCCAAAAAAGTTGACGAAGTATCTTTGAAGGCTCTTACGCTTTTAGATATTGTTGGTAAATTTCATCCTAATAGATCATGGAAAGTACTTGTATATGATTCATTTATGGATCAAagctttttcaattcaaattccAATAAGTTCAAGTTTTGGGATTCAATTATTGGAAGTTGGATATCCaatgaaaaggaaaaattTACAGAGATGATACAAAAGATTACCCCTACTGTTGCATCAACTTCGAGTAACCTTTTTATTTGGAATGAAAACTCAGAAGTTGATCTCAAAATCAATACAATCAAGAGAATTACATATTTGATAGTAGTTCAACCAATTGATTATTTCCTCAATCAATTGGATGACCTTTTTGATAGAATCGAGTATTCGCTCAACACCTCTTGTCCTCCAAGCTACAATTCCCAGATTACAACATTGCTAAGAGCAATTACTCTCAAGTTTAGTGAATTGCATTTGCTCCCTCATTGGACAATAATAACTCAGGAATTATCCTCCATATTGGAACCTTTCTGTGGGAGGAACTCCAAAGAGCTAAGAAATATATCAGACGATAACTTGAAATTGCTTTTGtttggttgcaaattaTTAGACCAGTTATTGCTATTGGGCTACGATGAATTTAATTTGAACGAGTGGCTCTTTGTCTCAAGCAGTCCCGAAATTATCGCAAATGGTACGAAGAGCAATATTATTGCTCTTGTAGATAGAATTGCTAATGAAAGCGATTTATTCTtctcaaaagaagaatctatCAGGATTGAGCAACCACAAGGTACTCTTTTACCGCTACTTAGAGGAATAACAAGTATCTCGAGTGTTGTTAATTTGAGACAATTTTTTGAGTCCTTTAGTTTGATCAACTATGAGAGAACCTTTGGTTTGAGTGAAGTAGATATTGATACCTGTCTACTTGATATACAAAATGATCTTAAGTAG
- a CDS encoding predicted protein, protein MNAYANPPLTDGAIRTSLSDDNGSFEDEEFDDTGMEFESPSKDIVQSKCSTDDRTNAELTNGPEISERISSLPKTRESRLMFQAKSMTTHRRQPMNSSSNSNYFGYSDEEQRTIIRQNELVSSPRDRPNGFAIRGRQPSHSHVSPSSRLKFNNILDTLASSPSKIKSNNRLEKSSWNTERMPNSEIEGGRDTSPQKASHELIATKWNTSVDSPYRVKVQPTRSIINDEISRDSIIEKVNLTLDSLSTSIRKTKTINPDITSTPKSNSKDIKSAAPSNSLQSEFVDHFLRSPEPTLFKSNSGKNHEFESNTCGSGTWPSDKWLKLRKIVKSRSITRSEAIGSTFLLQELDCSKKELTLRYDFLQQLPKKKSRSKRMSRVEKETLYK, encoded by the coding sequence ATGAATGCCTATGCAAATCCCCCATTGACAGACGGAGCGATACGAACGTCATTGTCTGATGATAATGGGAGTTTTGAGGACGAAGAATTTGATGACACAGGAATGGAATTTGAGTCTCCAAGCAAAGACATAGTTCAGCTGAAATGTTCTACAGATGATCGGACTAATGCAGAATTGACCAATGGGCCCGAAATCAGCGAACGCATCTCCTCTTTACCAAAAACTAGGGAGAGTCGTTTAATGTTCCAGGCGAAGAGTATGACAACACACAGACGTCAGCCTATGAATTCATCCTCAAACAGTAATTACTTCGGTTACTCGGACGAAGAGCAGAGAACCATTATTCGACAGAATGAATTGGTTTCTTCTCCGCGAGACAGACCTAATGGGTTCGCCATTAGGGGAAGGCAACCTTCTCATTCACATGTTTCACCTTCTTCGAGATTGAAATTTAACAACATTTTGGACACTCTAGCAAGTTCTCCTAGCAAAATAAAGAGCAACAATAGATTGGAGAAGCTGTCTTGGAACACTGAAAGGATGCCGAATAGTGAAATTGAAGGTGGACGTGATACGAGTCCACAAAAAGCTTCACATGAATTGATCGCCACAAAATGGAACACGTCAGTAGATCTGCCATATCGTGTAAAAGTCCAGCCTACAAGGCTGATAATCAATGATGAAATATCAAGAGATAGTATTATTGAGAAAGTTAACCTTACGTTGGATTCTCTCAGCACTTCAATTAGAAAAACGAAGACGATTAACCCTGATATTACTTCTACGCCCAAATCAAATTCTAAGGATATTAAGCTGGCCGCCCCATCGAACAGTTTACAATCTGAATTTGTCGACCATTTCTTGAGGAGTCCAGAACCCACGTTGTTCAAGTCTAATTCCGGAAAAAACCATGAATTCGAATCAAATACTTGCGGAAGCGGTACATGGCCCAGTGATAAATGGTTGAAGTTGCGAAAGATAGTAAAACTGAGGTCAATTACAAGACTGGAAGCTATTGGaagtacttttcttcttcaggaGCTTGATTGTTCAAAAAAAGAACTTACATTAAGGTATGACTTCTTGCAACAGCTTCCGAAAAAGAAATCCCGAAGTAAAAGAATGAGTAGAGTAGAAAAGGAGACTCTTTACAAATAG